Proteins encoded within one genomic window of Streptomyces sp. NBC_01314:
- a CDS encoding TerD family protein, which produces MLNGLNKGIRKVEVSVKWDPSPTGQPPTDLDIIAATYTAADPSGSPAYVVHFDSRSPDGTITLNRDSKTGQGLGWDEIMTVELNRLDSRYGRVVLGVAIQQGSGARTFANVHKPGLRIREAYTVLAEDDFGSVLGSTAATVAEFVRDATGEWTFHPGITGYDEDPATFARVMGSPPRP; this is translated from the coding sequence TTGTTGAACGGCCTCAACAAGGGCATCCGCAAGGTCGAGGTGTCGGTGAAGTGGGACCCGAGCCCCACCGGACAGCCGCCGACGGATCTCGACATCATCGCGGCGACCTACACGGCGGCCGATCCGAGCGGCAGTCCCGCCTACGTCGTGCATTTCGACAGCCGCTCGCCCGACGGCACCATCACCCTCAACCGCGACAGCAAGACCGGCCAGGGCCTGGGCTGGGACGAGATCATGACCGTGGAGCTGAACCGCCTCGACAGCCGCTACGGGCGGGTCGTTCTCGGTGTCGCCATACAGCAGGGATCCGGCGCGAGGACCTTCGCCAACGTCCACAAGCCCGGCCTGCGCATCCGTGAGGCCTACACAGTCCTGGCGGAGGACGACTTCGGCAGCGTCCTCGGTTCCACCGCCGCGACCGTCGCCGAGTTCGTCCGTGACGCCACCGGCGAGTGGACCTTCCACCCCGGCATCACCGGCTACGACGAGGACCCGGCGACGTTCGCCCGCGTCATGGGCAGCCCGCCCCGACCCTGA
- a CDS encoding vitamin B12-dependent ribonucleotide reductase, translating into MTETASGPARSSRAKGAKASRGLRIERIHTTPGVHPYDEVVWERRDVVMTNWRDGSINFEQRGVEFPDFWSVNAVNIVTSKYFRGAVGTPQRETGLRQLIDRIVKTYTKAGEDNRYFASPADAEIFEHELAYALLHQVFSFNSPVWFNVGTPQPQQVSACFILAVDDSMESILDWYKEEGMIFKGGSGAGLNLSRIRSSKELLSSGGNASGPVSFMRGADASAGTIKSGGATRRAAKMVVLDVDHPDVEDFIATKVKEEEKIRALRDAGFDMDLGGDDITSVQYQNANNSVRVNDEFMTAVENGTEFGLRARMTGEIIEKVDAKALFRKLAEAAWACADPGIQYDGVINNWHTCPESGRITASNPCSEYMHLDNTSCNLASLNLMKFLKDDGKGTQSFEVERFAKVVELVITAMDISICFADFPTQKIGENTRAFRQLGIGYANLGALLMATGHAYDSDGGRALAGAITSLMTGTAYRRSAELAAVVGPYDGYARNADAHNRVMKQHSDANGTAVQMDDLDTPVWAAATEAWQDVLRLGEKNGFRNSQASVLAPTGTIGLAMSCDTTGVEPDLALVKFKKLVGGGSMQIVNGTVPQALRRMGYLEEQIEAIVAHIADNGNVIDAPSLKQEHYEVFDCAMGERAISPMGHVRMMAAIQPWISGAISKTVNMPETATVEEIEEIYFEAWKLGVKALAIYRDNCKVGQPLSAKTKNSEKAEITEKAEETIRATVEKIVEYRPVRKRLPKGRPGITTSFTVGGAEGYMIANSYPDDGLGEVFLKMSKQGSTLAGMMDAFSIAVSVGLQYGVPLETYVSKFTNMRFEPAGMTDDPDVRMAASIVDYIFRRLALDFLPFETRSALGIHSAGERQRHLETGSYEPILDDEVDVEGLSQSAPRQSLKAVSAPKAEDERAKPAPKQAHTSAELVEMQLGIQADAPLCFSCGTKMQRAGSCYICEGCGSTSGCS; encoded by the coding sequence ATGACAGAGACGGCGAGCGGTCCGGCACGGAGTTCCCGCGCCAAGGGCGCCAAGGCGAGCAGGGGCCTGCGTATCGAGCGCATCCACACCACCCCCGGCGTGCACCCGTACGACGAGGTGGTCTGGGAACGCCGTGACGTCGTCATGACCAACTGGCGCGACGGCTCGATCAACTTCGAGCAGCGTGGCGTCGAGTTCCCCGACTTCTGGTCGGTGAACGCGGTCAACATCGTCACCAGCAAGTACTTCCGGGGCGCCGTGGGCACCCCGCAGCGCGAGACCGGCCTCAGGCAGCTGATCGACCGCATCGTGAAGACGTACACGAAGGCCGGCGAGGACAACAGGTACTTCGCTTCGCCCGCCGACGCCGAGATCTTCGAGCACGAACTGGCGTACGCCCTCCTGCACCAGGTCTTCAGCTTCAACAGCCCCGTCTGGTTCAACGTGGGCACCCCGCAGCCCCAACAGGTGTCCGCCTGCTTCATCCTGGCCGTCGACGACTCCATGGAGTCGATCCTCGACTGGTACAAGGAAGAGGGCATGATCTTCAAGGGCGGCTCCGGCGCCGGCCTGAACCTCTCCCGCATCCGCTCCTCCAAGGAACTGCTCTCCTCCGGCGGCAACGCCTCCGGCCCGGTCTCCTTCATGCGGGGCGCCGACGCCTCCGCGGGAACGATCAAGTCGGGCGGCGCCACCCGTCGCGCGGCCAAGATGGTCGTCCTCGACGTGGACCACCCGGACGTCGAGGACTTCATCGCCACCAAGGTGAAGGAAGAGGAGAAGATCCGCGCCCTGCGCGACGCGGGCTTCGACATGGACCTGGGCGGCGACGACATCACGTCCGTCCAGTACCAGAACGCCAACAACTCGGTCCGCGTGAACGACGAGTTCATGACGGCAGTCGAGAACGGCACCGAGTTCGGCCTCCGCGCGCGAATGACCGGCGAGATCATCGAGAAGGTCGACGCCAAGGCGTTGTTCCGCAAGCTCGCCGAGGCCGCGTGGGCCTGCGCCGACCCGGGCATCCAGTACGACGGTGTGATCAACAACTGGCACACCTGCCCCGAGTCCGGCCGCATCACGGCGTCCAACCCGTGCAGCGAGTACATGCACCTGGACAACACGTCCTGCAACCTGGCCTCGCTGAACCTGATGAAGTTCCTCAAGGACGACGGCAAGGGCACCCAGTCCTTCGAGGTCGAGCGCTTCGCCAAGGTCGTCGAGCTCGTCATCACCGCGATGGACATCTCCATCTGCTTCGCCGACTTCCCCACCCAGAAGATCGGCGAGAACACCCGCGCCTTCCGTCAGCTCGGCATCGGCTACGCCAACCTCGGCGCCCTGCTGATGGCGACCGGTCACGCGTACGACTCCGACGGCGGCCGCGCCCTCGCCGGTGCCATCACCTCCCTGATGACCGGCACGGCGTACAGGCGCTCCGCGGAACTGGCCGCGGTCGTCGGCCCCTACGACGGCTATGCCCGCAACGCCGACGCCCACAACCGCGTCATGAAGCAGCACTCCGATGCCAACGGCACGGCCGTGCAGATGGACGACCTGGACACCCCGGTATGGGCCGCCGCTACCGAGGCCTGGCAGGACGTGCTGCGCCTCGGCGAGAAGAACGGCTTCCGCAACTCGCAGGCGTCCGTGCTCGCGCCGACCGGCACGATCGGTCTGGCCATGTCCTGCGACACCACCGGTGTCGAGCCGGACCTTGCGCTGGTCAAGTTCAAGAAGCTGGTCGGCGGCGGCTCGATGCAGATCGTCAACGGCACGGTTCCGCAGGCCCTGCGCCGCATGGGTTACCTGGAGGAGCAGATCGAGGCGATCGTCGCCCACATCGCCGACAACGGCAACGTGATCGATGCCCCGAGCCTCAAGCAGGAGCACTACGAGGTCTTCGACTGCGCCATGGGCGAGCGAGCCATCTCCCCGATGGGCCACGTCCGCATGATGGCCGCGATCCAGCCGTGGATCTCCGGCGCCATCTCCAAGACGGTCAACATGCCGGAGACGGCGACCGTCGAAGAGATCGAGGAGATCTACTTCGAGGCCTGGAAGCTCGGCGTCAAGGCGCTCGCGATCTACCGCGACAACTGCAAGGTCGGCCAGCCGCTCTCCGCCAAGACCAAGAACTCGGAGAAGGCGGAGATCACGGAGAAGGCAGAGGAGACGATCCGGGCCACGGTCGAGAAGATCGTCGAGTACCGCCCGGTCCGCAAGCGTCTCCCGAAGGGCCGTCCCGGCATCACCACGTCCTTCACCGTCGGCGGCGCCGAGGGTTACATGATCGCCAACTCCTACCCGGACGACGGCCTGGGCGAGGTCTTCCTGAAGATGTCCAAGCAGGGCTCGACCCTCGCGGGCATGATGGACGCCTTCTCGATCGCCGTCTCGGTGGGTCTGCAGTACGGCGTGCCGCTGGAGACGTACGTCTCGAAGTTCACGAACATGCGCTTCGAGCCGGCGGGTATGACGGACGACCCGGACGTGCGGATGGCGGCGTCGATCGTCGACTACATCTTCCGCCGCCTGGCGCTGGACTTCCTGCCCTTCGAGACCCGCTCCGCGCTCGGCATCCACTCCGCCGGTGAGCGGCAGCGGCACCTGGAGACCGGTTCGTACGAGCCGATCCTCGACGACGAGGTGGACGTCGAGGGCCTTTCCCAGTCGGCGCCGCGTCAGTCCTTGAAGGCCGTTTCCGCTCCGAAGGCCGAGGACGAGAGGGCCAAGCCCGCGCCGAAGCAGGCCCACACCAGCGCCGAACTGGTGGAGATGCAGCTGGGTATCCAGGCCGATGCGCCGCTGTGCTTCTCCTGCGGCACGAAGATGCAGCGGGCCGGCTCCTGCTACATCTGCGAGGGCTGCGGCTCGACGAGCGGTTGCAGCTGA
- the nrdR gene encoding transcriptional regulator NrdR has translation MHCPFCRHPDSRVVDSRTTDDGTSIRRRRQCPDCSRRFTTVETCSLMVVKRSGVTEPFSRTKVINGVRKACQGRPVTEDALAQLGQRVEEAVRATGSAELTTHDVGLAILGPLQELDLVAYLRFASVYRAFDSLEDFEAAIVELREEQDRRPDANDEDVENAVEGRPKRDRGSGGAAQVPVPANAAD, from the coding sequence ATGCACTGTCCCTTCTGCAGGCACCCCGACAGCCGTGTCGTCGACAGTCGTACGACGGACGACGGCACGTCGATCCGCAGGCGCCGCCAGTGTCCCGACTGCTCCCGTCGTTTCACGACGGTGGAGACGTGCTCACTGATGGTCGTCAAGAGGTCCGGCGTGACTGAGCCCTTCAGCCGTACCAAGGTCATCAACGGTGTGCGCAAGGCGTGCCAGGGGAGGCCTGTCACCGAGGACGCGCTCGCCCAACTCGGCCAACGGGTCGAGGAGGCGGTGCGCGCCACCGGAAGCGCCGAACTGACCACCCACGACGTGGGACTGGCCATACTCGGCCCGCTGCAGGAACTCGACCTCGTCGCCTACTTGCGGTTCGCCTCGGTCTACCGGGCGTTCGACTCGCTGGAGGACTTCGAGGCCGCCATCGTGGAACTCAGGGAAGAGCAGGACAGGCGTCCCGACGCGAACGACGAAGACGTCGAGAACGCGGTCGAGGGACGCCCGAAGAGGGACCGCGGGTCCGGAGGGGCTGCCCAAGTCCCCGTGCCCGCCAACGCCGCCGACTGA
- the lexA gene encoding transcriptional repressor LexA, whose product MTTTADSATITAQDRSQSRLEPVHAMNEATNHEGPKRALPGRPPGIRADSSGLTDRQRRVIEVIRDSVQRRGYPPSMREIGQAVGLSSTSSVAHQLMALERKGFLRRDPHRPRAYEVRGSDQSSAQPTDTAGKPAASYVPLVGRIAAGGPILAEESVEDVFPLPRQLVGDGELFVLKVVGDSMIEAAICDGDWVTVRRQPVAENGDIVAAMLDGEATVKRFKREDGHVWLLPHNAAYEPIPGDDATILGKVVAVLRRV is encoded by the coding sequence GTGACCACCACCGCTGACAGTGCCACCATCACTGCCCAGGACCGCTCCCAGAGCCGACTCGAGCCGGTGCATGCGATGAACGAAGCCACGAACCATGAAGGGCCCAAGCGAGCCTTGCCCGGCCGACCTCCAGGCATCAGGGCGGACAGCTCCGGGCTCACCGATCGGCAGCGCCGGGTCATCGAGGTGATCAGGGACTCGGTGCAGCGGCGGGGATACCCGCCGTCGATGCGGGAGATCGGCCAGGCGGTCGGCCTGTCCAGCACGTCTTCCGTGGCACACCAGCTGATGGCACTGGAGCGCAAGGGATTCTTGCGCCGAGACCCGCACCGCCCTCGGGCGTACGAGGTCCGCGGCTCCGACCAGTCCTCGGCACAACCGACGGACACGGCCGGCAAGCCGGCCGCCTCGTACGTGCCACTCGTCGGCAGGATCGCCGCCGGTGGCCCGATCCTCGCCGAGGAGTCCGTCGAGGACGTGTTCCCGCTCCCCCGCCAACTGGTGGGCGACGGCGAACTCTTCGTCCTCAAGGTCGTGGGTGACTCCATGATCGAGGCCGCCATCTGCGACGGCGACTGGGTGACGGTCCGCCGTCAGCCCGTAGCCGAGAACGGCGACATCGTGGCCGCCATGCTGGACGGCGAGGCCACGGTCAAGCGCTTCAAGCGCGAGGACGGCCACGTCTGGCTGCTCCCGCACAACGCCGCCTACGAGCCCATTCCGGGTGACGACGCGACCATCCTCGGCAAGGTGGTGGCCGTCCTGCGCCGCGTGTGA
- a CDS encoding ATP-dependent DNA helicase — translation MTKPSLHELLHAAVAAVGGMERPGQVTMAEAVAEAIDDGSHLLVQAGTGTGKSLGYLVPALAQGERVVVATATLALQRQLVERDLPRTVDALHPLLRRRPEFAMLKGRSNYLCLHRLNEGVPQDEEEGLFDQFEAAAPSSKLGQDLLRLRDWSQETETGDRDDLTPGVSDRAWAQISVSSRECLGASKCAYGAECFAEMARERAKLAEVVVTNHALLAIDAIEGAPVLPQHEVLIVDEAHELVSRVTGVATGELTPGQVNRAVKRAAKLVNEKAADQLQTAAEGFERVMELALPGRLEEVPEDLAYVIMALRDAARTVISALGSTRDKSVQDEDAVRKQALAAVESVHDVAERISNGSEWDVIWYERHDRFGASLRVAPMSVSGLLREKLFADRSVTLTSATLKLGGDFNGVGASLGLAPEGTQGDDLPHWKGVDVGSPFDYPRQGILYVAKHLSRPARDGDRTDMLDELTELIQAAGGRTLGLFSSMRAAQLAAEELRVRIPEYPILLQGEETLGELIKGFAADPKTCLFGTLSLWQGVDVPGPSCQLVVMDKIPFPRPDDPLMSARQKAVEEAGGNGFMAVAATHAALLMAQGAGRLVRAQGDRGVVAVLDQRLATARYGSYLKASLPDFWYTTDRNQVRRSLAAIDGAAKGKEEEAEEEEAEKADA, via the coding sequence ATGACGAAGCCCTCACTCCACGAACTCCTGCACGCCGCCGTCGCCGCTGTCGGCGGCATGGAGCGCCCCGGCCAGGTGACCATGGCCGAAGCCGTCGCGGAGGCGATCGACGACGGCTCCCATCTGCTGGTTCAGGCGGGCACCGGCACCGGAAAGTCGCTCGGTTACCTGGTGCCCGCGCTCGCCCAGGGGGAGCGAGTCGTCGTGGCGACGGCGACCCTGGCGCTCCAGCGCCAGCTCGTGGAGCGGGACCTGCCGAGAACGGTCGACGCGTTGCATCCGCTGCTGCGCCGCCGCCCCGAGTTCGCGATGCTCAAGGGCCGGTCGAACTACCTGTGCCTGCACCGCCTGAACGAAGGCGTGCCGCAGGACGAGGAGGAGGGCCTCTTCGACCAGTTCGAGGCGGCCGCGCCCTCCAGCAAGCTGGGCCAGGACCTGCTGCGGCTGCGGGACTGGTCGCAGGAGACCGAGACCGGTGACCGGGATGACCTCACCCCCGGTGTGTCAGACCGTGCCTGGGCGCAGATCTCCGTGTCGTCCAGGGAGTGCCTGGGCGCTTCGAAGTGTGCGTACGGCGCCGAGTGCTTCGCCGAGATGGCCCGGGAGCGGGCCAAGCTCGCCGAGGTGGTCGTCACCAATCACGCGCTGCTCGCGATCGACGCCATCGAGGGCGCGCCGGTGCTTCCGCAGCACGAGGTGCTGATCGTGGACGAGGCGCACGAGCTCGTCTCACGGGTGACCGGCGTGGCGACCGGCGAGCTCACCCCCGGCCAGGTCAACCGCGCTGTGAAGCGGGCGGCGAAGCTCGTGAACGAGAAGGCCGCCGACCAGCTCCAAACCGCCGCAGAGGGGTTCGAGCGGGTCATGGAGCTGGCCCTGCCGGGCCGTCTGGAGGAGGTTCCCGAGGACCTGGCGTACGTCATCATGGCGCTGCGCGACGCCGCCCGTACGGTGATCTCGGCCCTCGGCAGCACACGCGACAAGTCCGTCCAGGACGAGGACGCCGTTCGCAAGCAGGCGCTGGCGGCGGTGGAGAGCGTCCATGACGTGGCGGAGCGGATCAGTAACGGTTCCGAATGGGACGTCATCTGGTACGAACGCCACGACCGCTTCGGCGCGTCCTTGCGCGTCGCCCCGATGTCCGTGTCCGGCCTCCTCCGGGAGAAGCTCTTCGCGGACCGGTCCGTCACCCTGACCTCGGCCACGCTCAAGCTGGGCGGCGACTTCAACGGCGTGGGCGCGTCACTGGGTCTGGCGCCGGAGGGCACTCAGGGAGACGACCTTCCCCACTGGAAGGGCGTGGACGTCGGATCGCCGTTCGACTACCCGAGGCAGGGCATCCTCTACGTCGCCAAGCATCTGTCGCGGCCCGCACGGGACGGCGACCGGACGGACATGCTGGACGAGCTCACGGAGCTGATCCAGGCGGCCGGCGGCCGGACGCTCGGCCTGTTCTCGTCGATGAGAGCAGCCCAGCTGGCGGCGGAGGAGCTGCGCGTCCGGATCCCCGAATATCCGATCCTGCTGCAGGGCGAGGAGACGCTCGGCGAGCTCATCAAGGGCTTCGCGGCCGACCCGAAGACCTGTCTCTTCGGCACGCTGTCGCTCTGGCAGGGTGTCGACGTGCCCGGTCCCAGCTGTCAGCTGGTCGTCATGGACAAGATCCCGTTCCCGCGCCCCGACGACCCTTTGATGAGCGCCCGCCAGAAGGCGGTCGAGGAGGCGGGCGGCAACGGCTTCATGGCCGTCGCCGCCACCCACGCGGCCCTGCTGATGGCCCAGGGCGCAGGCCGGCTCGTTCGGGCGCAGGGAGACCGCGGAGTGGTCGCCGTACTGGATCAGCGGCTGGCGACCGCGCGGTACGGCAGCTATCTGAAGGCGTCACTGCCCGACTTCTGGTACACGACGGACCGTAACCAGGTCCGCAGGTCGCTCGCCGCGATCGACGGCGCGGCGAAGGGCAAGGAAGAAGAGGCGGAGGAAGAAGAGGCGGAGAAGGCGGATGCGTGA
- a CDS encoding GNAT family N-acetyltransferase — protein sequence MAPTDASTDTGTASAPTSNEDTLELRLPDDFLALLSEDSDSCGGRTEAGQKAHPDNGELLDDLADWGPVVTTAGTLHLVPVRLERELPLISRWMNDSAVASYWKLAGTEDVTANHLRTQLGGDGRSVPCLGLLDGTPMSYWEIYRADLDPIARHYPSRPHDTGIHLLIGPVADRGRGLGATLLRAVADLVLDRRPSCVRVVAEPDLRNFPSVSAFLSAGFRFSAEVDLPDKRAALMVRDRLLRDLM from the coding sequence GTGGCTCCCACCGACGCGAGCACCGACACCGGCACCGCCTCGGCCCCGACGAGCAATGAGGACACACTCGAACTGCGCCTGCCCGACGACTTCCTCGCGCTCCTGTCCGAGGACAGCGACTCGTGCGGCGGCAGGACCGAGGCGGGACAGAAGGCGCACCCGGACAACGGCGAGTTGCTCGACGACCTCGCCGACTGGGGGCCGGTCGTCACCACGGCAGGCACCCTGCACCTTGTTCCCGTCCGCCTCGAACGGGAACTCCCGCTGATCTCCCGCTGGATGAACGACTCAGCCGTGGCCTCCTACTGGAAGCTCGCCGGAACCGAGGACGTGACCGCGAACCACCTCCGGACCCAGCTCGGCGGAGACGGCCGCAGCGTGCCCTGCCTCGGGCTGCTGGACGGCACCCCGATGAGCTACTGGGAGATCTACCGGGCGGACCTCGACCCCATCGCTCGCCACTACCCCTCCCGTCCGCACGACACCGGAATCCACCTCCTCATCGGCCCCGTCGCCGACCGGGGACGGGGCCTCGGCGCCACTCTGCTCCGTGCCGTCGCCGATCTCGTCCTCGACAGAAGACCATCCTGTGTCCGCGTCGTCGCGGAACCCGACCTTCGAAACTTTCCCTCCGTCTCCGCCTTCCTGAGCGCAGGCTTCCGGTTCTCCGCCGAGGTCGACCTGCCCGACAAGCGGGCCGCCCTCATGGTGAGAGACAGGCTCCTGCGCGATCTGATGTAG
- a CDS encoding IucA/IucC family siderophore biosynthesis protein encodes MRCWVREHNLASPHDGILHIPLPTTGTTLLAPVRYWSPTGWHRFGPSHLADTPETAPPVDAVTVATLLAREAAARDRHETGIPEPRSAAAHTPASAISASLATGRADHLTDSLAPLDHPGPPRRPGPLDQPRQPGPLDRLDPSEQIDRLDRLDLVRRVADSARRVTMFIAERRAEPADHPDRFLAAEQALVLGHPLHPTPKSREGLSNAEARLYSPELRGSFPLHWLAIAPSVLSTDSAWTERGRVIPAERLTARLAGPGLSLPEGYAALPVHPWQLREIRYRPAVAALLAAGLLQDLGPHGDPWHPTSSVRTVHRTGAPAMLKLSLGLRITNSRRENLRKELHRGVEVHRLLRTGLAAQWQATHPGFDIVRDPAWLAVTAPDDNPMPGLDVLVRHNPFGPADDASCLAGLVSPRPYGRVERRADHVADHPGQRQDRPDGQEPECPGSPLQQGCGIPPDERFTLRSRLADVVTRLAGRTGRPRGTVAAEWFLRYLEQVVRPVLWLDSEAGIALEAHQQNTLVLLDPHGWPIGGRYRDNQGYYFRESRRADLEARLPGIGERSDTFVSDEVTDERFAYYLGINNVLGLIGAFGSQRLGDERLLLAAFRRFLTNVATGPASLNTTLPTRLLDSPLLRCKANLLTRLQGLDELVGPVDTQSVYVTIANPLHR; translated from the coding sequence TTGCGCTGCTGGGTACGCGAACACAACCTCGCCTCCCCCCACGACGGCATCCTCCATATCCCCCTCCCCACGACCGGTACGACACTCCTCGCCCCGGTGCGCTACTGGTCCCCCACCGGCTGGCACCGCTTCGGCCCGTCACACCTCGCCGACACCCCCGAGACTGCGCCCCCGGTCGACGCGGTCACAGTGGCGACCCTCCTGGCCAGGGAGGCTGCCGCGCGAGACCGTCACGAGACAGGCATCCCCGAGCCCCGATCCGCAGCAGCGCACACCCCCGCGTCCGCCATCTCCGCGTCCCTCGCCACGGGCCGAGCGGATCACCTCACCGATTCCCTCGCCCCGCTCGACCACCCTGGCCCGCCCCGCCGACCCGGCCCCCTCGACCAGCCTCGCCAACCAGGTCCACTCGACCGGCTCGACCCGTCCGAGCAAATCGACCGACTCGACCGGCTCGACCTGGTCCGCAGGGTCGCCGACTCCGCCCGACGCGTCACCATGTTCATTGCCGAACGCCGAGCAGAGCCCGCCGACCATCCGGACCGATTCCTCGCCGCAGAGCAGGCTCTCGTCCTCGGTCACCCCCTGCACCCCACCCCGAAGAGCCGGGAGGGGCTCTCCAACGCCGAAGCACGGCTCTACTCCCCGGAGTTGCGTGGCTCCTTTCCTCTGCACTGGCTCGCGATCGCACCCTCCGTCCTGTCAACCGACTCGGCATGGACCGAACGCGGTCGTGTCATCCCCGCCGAGCGGCTGACCGCACGGCTGGCCGGCCCGGGGCTGTCTCTGCCGGAGGGATACGCCGCCCTGCCTGTGCATCCCTGGCAGCTCCGCGAGATCCGCTACCGCCCGGCCGTCGCCGCTCTGCTCGCCGCCGGCCTGCTCCAGGACCTGGGTCCGCACGGTGACCCGTGGCACCCCACCTCCTCCGTGCGCACCGTTCACCGCACCGGCGCCCCCGCGATGCTGAAGCTCTCGCTGGGCCTGCGCATCACCAACTCCCGTCGTGAGAACCTCCGGAAGGAACTCCACCGCGGTGTCGAGGTCCACCGCCTGCTGCGCACCGGCCTGGCCGCGCAGTGGCAGGCGACCCACCCCGGGTTCGACATCGTCCGCGACCCGGCCTGGCTGGCGGTCACCGCACCGGACGACAACCCCATGCCCGGCCTGGACGTGCTGGTCCGGCACAATCCGTTCGGCCCGGCGGACGACGCGTCCTGCCTCGCGGGACTTGTGTCACCGAGGCCGTACGGCCGTGTCGAGCGACGAGCGGACCACGTCGCGGACCATCCCGGGCAGCGGCAGGACCGCCCCGACGGCCAGGAGCCGGAGTGCCCCGGCAGCCCCCTCCAGCAGGGCTGCGGCATCCCTCCCGATGAGCGTTTCACCCTGCGGTCGCGGCTCGCCGACGTCGTCACCCGCCTCGCCGGGCGCACCGGCCGTCCCCGAGGCACCGTCGCCGCCGAGTGGTTCCTGCGCTATCTGGAGCAGGTCGTGCGGCCCGTGCTGTGGCTGGACAGCGAGGCCGGGATCGCCCTCGAAGCGCACCAGCAGAACACGCTCGTCCTGCTGGACCCCCACGGCTGGCCCATCGGTGGCCGGTACCGCGACAACCAGGGTTACTACTTCCGCGAATCCCGCCGCGCGGATCTCGAAGCCCGACTGCCCGGCATCGGCGAGCGCAGCGACACATTCGTCTCCGACGAGGTCACCGACGAACGGTTCGCCTATTACCTCGGCATCAACAACGTGCTCGGCCTCATCGGCGCGTTCGGCTCTCAGCGCCTCGGTGACGAGCGACTCCTGCTCGCCGCCTTCCGCCGCTTCCTCACGAATGTGGCCACCGGCCCAGCCTCGCTGAACACGACCCTGCCGACCCGGCTGCTCGACTCACCCCTCCTGCGCTGCAAGGCCAACCTCCTGACCCGCCTCCAGGGCCTCGACGAACTCGTCGGCCCGGTCGACACCCAGTCCGTCTACGTCACCATCGCCAATCCCCTCCATCGCTGA